GTGGAGGTCGTTGTTAGAGCCCCACCCTGTCTGCAGGAGCCTGACCTGAGATCCGTGTGCTGGGCTGGCTGCAGGGCTCTGGCTGGCACTGGGTATTGTGTTCCAGCCACTCTCTGCTCCGGGCCTCAGTTTCCTAGTCTGCGAAAGGAGGGGTTGTTGCTGATTCTTCTTGGAGCCCTGAAACTAGTTGGAGGGTTCTAGTCCTGTGTGGCTACGTGGCCACGTGAGTGTTCCACCAGCCAGCCTCTCTGTCCTTAGGCTTGTAAAGAGAATGCGgatgccttcctcttcctcttttctttcaccGATCGCGCCTCCTTCGAAGACCTTCCTGGGCAGTTGACGCGTGTAGCCGGTGAAGCTCCCAGCGTCGTCAAGATAGTGATTGGGTCCAAGTATCCTTTGAGTGGCCCCTCTTGTGGGACAGTGGgcgtgggggaataaagggagtgggagaaaacccacgtcctgccagagttccggtgctttGGGCGGGCAGACTCGGGAGGACTGCTGTACAGTTTCCACGCGGCCCCGGGTgggtgtttggctgtgggaagccactgaacCCAGCCCGCCagggagtggacaaggggcagtctgagggataacaggttctcagtctctggcatcccagaTGTCACTGGACACCacggaggagctgagaacaaaatggggacCCCAGGGGCAGCTCGGTCATCCGCAGggccaaagagaggagagggcagggaggggagggacacTGGGTGGTTCCCAGGCGGGTGAGAGTCtttggctggagtgcaggaaggccttccagcgggaggttaggggaaagcctatcccatcgttcaagcacagcGAGCcttaatgagcagagacagtctgtggttttagagctttatggtagaaagcagggggaaagagagaagggagaaagagggagaggccggccatggccccgtggagagaggggggaagggagagagagaaggagggctagagaagagagtaagaaagatgagagcttaaagagagcaaggaggggccaaacagcccctctgatagtgggctgggctaccttgctgttgccaggtaactgtggggaggagcatacctggctatagtcaggtaactgggggtggagtctagccagaatgtcagaagcttgggacattgtctgcatgacttatagtcacagaattatggagttgggggctctgtggtgtcaggcgcctgtctctgggaatgtggctcagtatTCTGTCCCTTTATCCgactgggtctctggagcaagcctcattcaagcaaaacaggctgcctttcgcCGCCCCACACCCTATGATGCTCTCCTGGTAAAGTACCTGTGTCCGTCCCCCCGACCCCCGTGAGGTCCAACCCATACGTTTCCATTCAAGGGTGTCTAGGATCTACCCTAGACCCTGGGTATAGCCTCTCAAGAAGAGGCCAAGGCTGGGTCTGATGGGGTGGCGAGCAGAGACAGGCACCTTAGCCCTCCGGCAGGTTTGACCAGTACATGCACACGGATGTACCAGAGCGAGACCTCACAGCCTTCCGGCAGGCCTGGGAACTCCCCTTGTTCCGGGTGAAGAGTGTGCCGGGGCGGCGGCTGGCAGATGGACGAACACTGGATGGCCGGGCCGGGCTGGCCGACACAGCCCATGTGCTCAATGGCCTTGCAGAACAGTTGTGGCACCAGGACCAGGTGGCAGCCGGcctgctccccagctccccagagaATGCTCCTGGCTGAAGGGTGACAACCTCCTTGGTAGCGACTGGTACTGGTGATCCCCACTTCTATCCTGAGGACCGGCTGAGGAGGGCTC
Above is a window of Mus pahari chromosome 6, PAHARI_EIJ_v1.1, whole genome shotgun sequence DNA encoding:
- the Cplane2 gene encoding ciliogenesis and planar polarity effector 2; this translates as MARPPMHGSVIVPDWHETVEGKEYLSCILRKNRRREFGLLERPVLPPSVVIDTASYKIFVSGKSGVGKTALVAKLAGLEVPIVHHETTGIQTTVVFWPAKLKASDRVVMFRFEFWDCGESALKKFDHMLPACKENADAFLFLFSFTDRASFEDLPGQLTRVAGEAPSVVKIVIGSKFDQYMHTDVPERDLTAFRQAWELPLFRVKSVPGRRLADGRTLDGRAGLADTAHVLNGLAEQLWHQDQVAAGLLPSSPENAPG